The DNA region GACGTGAAGCCCGGCGACACCATCACCCTCACCAGGCCGCTCGGGCGCAAGCAGGTCGTGCGCGTCAAGGCGACCGCCGAGGCCCACATGCCGAAGGCCGAGGCCAGGGCCCTGCTCTTCGAGGACGTCACGCCGCCGCCGACTCCGGAGGAACTCGCCTTCCTGCAGTTGCTGAAGGACACCCGACCGCGTGGGCCGGTGGTGGCCCCCGACAAGCGGGCGCGGCGGGAACTGCGCAAGCTCAAGGGACGCGACTGACTGACGGCCCAGGGGCGGCGCGGAGGGGGCGATCGTGTGCTACACTCTGATGTTTCCACTGACCGGGTGGCACGCGCGCCCGGCACCGTGGGGGCCCCGTCGCGGGTCCGGAACCAGCGCGTAGGCAAAGCGGAGTTGTTGTTGTGGCAAATCACGAGTCGGCGCTGAAGGCGCACAAGCAGAGTCTGGCCAACCGCGAGCGCAACCGCCAGGCGCGCACGCGCCTGCGTTCCGCGCTGAAGACGATTCGCAAGGCCATCACCGCGGGCGATGCAGCCGCCGCGAAGGCCGGGCTGAACGAGACCGTCTCCCTGATCGACAAGATGGCCAAGAAGGGCGTCATCCACGACAACGCCGCCTCGCGGTACAAGTCGCGGATCGCCAAGCGCCTGAACGGCATCGCCGCCTAGGCGTTCCACCGACCGGGAACGGCGGGGTGGGCCACCTTCGCCCTACGGGCTTCGGTGCCCAAGGGCACCCCGCCCCTACCTTCTGGAATTCCCGGTTCGCTGGGGGCTCCCGCCGCCGTACCCTCCTCCCTGCGGGCCACGCGGCGCTCCTCCACTCCCCTGTTGGGGGCGTCCCCCGCCGTAGCCCGATGGGCGCAGGCGGGGACACAGCTCCACCACCAACCGTTCGAGCACCACCTGCGGGTCGCGCCCCAGCTTGCTCGCGCCGTCGGCGCGATAGAGCGCACGCACGGCCGCACCCACCCGGTCCGGTGCCACCTGCGGCATCCGCGAGCGGATCCACCAGCCCAATTGCCCGAGCATCTGGAACGGCGACGAGCCGTTCTCGATCATCAACTGCACGTGGCGGAGGGCCGTCGCCGCGTCGCCGGCGGCAATCGCGTTGGTCACCGCCCAGTCGTCGAACTGCTGCGCCGCCCCGACCACCAGGCGGACGTCCTGCTCGGTGATGGCGGGCGCGTCGCCCACAAACAGCACCAGCGTGTCGATGTCCTTCCGGAGCCGGACGATGTCGGGGCCCGCTCGCTCGACCAGCGCGGTCAGTCCAGGCGCGTCGATGCGCTTGCCGGAGGCCTTCACGCGGTCGGCGGCAAACTGCATCGCGTCGCGCAACGCCGACTGCGCGCCGTTGAAGCCGTCGGTGCTGAACCCCTCGCACTCCACGGTCACGGCCTGCTTGTCGAGCAGCTTGCCGAGTTTCGTGGCGCGGTTGATGTCGGTGGCCACGAGCACCAGGACGTTCGAGGGCTCGGGGTTGGCCACGTAGCCTTCCAGTCCGC from Luteitalea sp. TBR-22 includes:
- the holA gene encoding DNA polymerase III subunit delta produces the protein MTPRELAAALKKGTVAPVYLVIGEDEAGKDEVVASLTSLVEEDLRGFNVERFTAGDARPDDVVFAARTRPMLGDRRVVVFAHIERLFKGRKKLAEDDGEGGGDEAPAPDPGGLEGYVANPEPSNVLVLVATDINRATKLGKLLDKQAVTVECEGFSTDGFNGAQSALRDAMQFAADRVKASGKRIDAPGLTALVERAGPDIVRLRKDIDTLVLFVGDAPAITEQDVRLVVGAAQQFDDWAVTNAIAAGDAATALRHVQLMIENGSSPFQMLGQLGWWIRSRMPQVAPDRVGAAVRALYRADGASKLGRDPQVVLERLVVELCPRLRPSGYGGGRPQQGSGGAPRGPQGGGYGGGSPQRTGNSRR
- the rpsT gene encoding 30S ribosomal protein S20, producing MANHESALKAHKQSLANRERNRQARTRLRSALKTIRKAITAGDAAAAKAGLNETVSLIDKMAKKGVIHDNAASRYKSRIAKRLNGIAA
- a CDS encoding RNA-binding S4 domain-containing protein — translated: MPDALVSDKPLRLDVWLDVACLCKTRSEAQRAIKGGKVEVNGERPKQNRDVKPGDTITLTRPLGRKQVVRVKATAEAHMPKAEARALLFEDVTPPPTPEELAFLQLLKDTRPRGPVVAPDKRARRELRKLKGRD